TGAATAAAACTAGCCTCTAGAGTAAGCTTCTCTATCTCCTTTTCGTCCCCACTTACGGTTTCAAAAACAAATTCCGGCAATCTGCTTGTAGCTGTACTTGTTTGTATATAGAATGCCCCAATCACAAGCACAATGAAACTAACAAGTAAAATTAACTTCCAATAACGTTTCATCCTGATCCTCCCTCCTTAAACCCGTATCTTTCTTGTTAATAAATGATTGCTCATCCATATGGATCCAGCCGTAACAAGTAATCCGGTCACTAACATAAGCATAAACAGCTCTTCTGGATAGAAATAGTTATAAAGCATAAATTCCTGGACGAATATCGGTAAGAAAAATACAATCAGAGCTAGTGCTCCATATCCAATACCTAATAAAATCCCTTTTAAACGATAGCAGCGCTCAAACATAATGATTGTGAAAAGTACAAACACAGCCATAAAACCGAGACCATAATGGATGGCAAATTCTGCAATTGAGTACGGAAACATAATTCCCAAACGATCAAAGTTACGAATCATCTCATTAATCGATAAATCCCAGCGCAAATCAATTGGTACCATCCATTGTAAAACCATGCGCTCCAACGGTAATAATATGATCTGCAAACCAACCAACCCTAGAACGAAAAGAAATATTGCTGAAGCCTTAGCCAGATATACATTTAAACGTGCAGTTGGCAGCATAAGCAGCCGATAAATAAACGTATTCTTGCCAAACCAATCACGATACCAAATAAAAAGTGAATAAATCAATAGCGTTACAATACAAAGTGCGATTGGGCCGACAAACAAGATTGAATTGGTGACATCATTGAAAGACATTCTCCCATACTGCTCAATAAACGTCTCGATTGACATATGGTCTACATTCATCGCTTGATTGGCATTATTTAAATAGCTTTTAGAGACAACAATTACTGCAGCAAGTTGCGAAACAATCGTTATTCCAATTAAAGCGATATAGATCTTCATAAAACGACCAAGCTCAAAATTTAAAAGCTTTACATATCTATTCATTGCTGGTACACCTCTCTCATCACATCAACAACTGATTTTCCTTCATTTTCACGTACCTCTTCGGAATTAAATGCTTTTACCACAATACCATCATCCAATAAAATTACCTGATCAATTAAATGCTCAATATCATTAATCTCATGTGTTGTAATGATAACCCCGCGATCTTCTACTAAATGACTTGTAAATACCTCAGCGATTTGCTCACGGCTGAAAATATCAATTCCAGAGAAAGGCTCATCCATTAAAAGGTAATCAACATCTAATGCTAAGCCTAAAAGGAGATTTACTTTGGCAGTGTTCCCTTTTGAAAGACTCGAAATTTTTTCTTCTGGTTTTAATTTAAAAAATCCAAGCAGTTCCGTTGCTCGCTCTTGGTTCCAGCTCTCGTAAAAATCCTGCATGAATTGCATCGATTGTCCAATTGTCATTTGCGGAAGCATGGTAATTGCATCTGGGATAAACGTAATTTTTTCATAGCTTTTCTTATTGATTTTTGCCCCGTCAATAAGGATTTGACCACTGTTGATCGGTGTTAATGCCATAATGGCGTTTAAAATCGTTGTTTTCCCAACGCCATTAATGCCAATTAGACATGTAATTTCTCCCTTGGCGGCAGTAAATGTTACACCCCTCAGCACTTGTTTTCGGCCAAACTTTTTCGTAATATCTTTAACTTCAATCACCTTATTTCCCCCCTTCTTCCTCACTCTGTCTTTGATAACTTTCTTTCATTACTTCTACAAGCTCATCAAAAGGAACTTGGATGCGTCGTATCGATGTAATAAAAGAATCGACCGCTTCCTCAAGCAACTCTCCTCTAACCGCAGCAAGTACATGTTCATCCTTCGTAATCCTACTTGGGTTGTTGCCTTCCGTATATATCAATCCTTCTTCCTCCATTTCCTTATATGCTCGTTGTGCAGTATTTGGATTTATTTTTAACTGATTGGCTAACTCACGCCGTGATGGAATCTCTTGTCCGGGTTCAAATGATCCTGTTGCTATCCTTTCTTTAAATTGGCGAACAACCTGCAGATATACGGGATCCCGTTTATTAAAGCTTACATTCATCAGCACACGCTCCTATACTTCTCCTAAGTTCATAACCTGTATCAACCACTTAATACACAAACAATAAAATTGTGTATTAAGTGGTTGATACGCTCTATCGTGTATTATATGCTTCATACACATAAACTGTCAATAACTATTTTTCGACAAGCTTTTGTAGACTATTTCCTGGGAAATATTATTCAACACCGTATGACATTCCACCTTATTTTCTGTCAAAAAAACCGTGTTGTATAACTCCCTATGGTAAAATAGACAAAACAGATTAAACAAAGGGAATGAATATTTGCGATGAAAGTTGTTTCTTGGAATGTTAATGGTATTCGTGCATGTGTTAAGAAAGGTTTTCTTGATTATTTCCACGAGGTAGATGCTGATATATTCTGTATTCAGGAATCCAAATTACAGAAAGGTCAAATCGATCTTGATTTAAAAGGATACGAGCAGTACTGGAATTATGCTGTTAAAAAAGGCTACTCGGGGACAGCAGTTTTCACGAAGAAAAAGCCGATTCGGGTCACATATGGCTTAAATAACGAAGAGGTTCAAGATGAAGGCAGAATTATCACACTGGAATTTGAGACATTCTTTTTAGTAAACGTTTATACTCCAAACGCCAAAAGAGACTTGAGCAGACTTGAATATCGACTGGAATGGGAAGATGAATTATATAGCTATTTAAAAGAATTAGATGCAGTTAAACCTGTTATCTACTGTGGAGATTTCAATGTGGCCCACCAAGAAATCGATCTGAAAAATTTTAAAACCAATCATGGAAATTCCGGCTTTACAACAGAAGAGCGCGGGAAAATGACTCGTTTACTTGGTTCAGGATTTGTTGATACGTTACGGCACTTTCACCCTGACACAACAGATATTTACACTTGGTGGTCCTATATGAAAACGATTCGCGAAAGAAATGTTGGCTGGCGGATTGATTACTTTATCGTCTCTGAGAGACTCGTTCCAGTTCTGAGGGATTCACGAGCAGATACGTCAATCATGGGGAGTGATCACTGTCCAATCGTGCTGGAATTAAACAACCTGTAGAAGATTTCACATTCGACAAGTCTTCTTTGAAAGGGATAATTTTCCTAAGTGCCGATTAAATACTGTAACCGTCTGTTCATACGCTGTTCACATTCTGTTTGTACACTAAATACAGCGCAAAGGAGAGATAAGTGTGAAACATTACAGTACAATATTATTACGTTTCTCAGCTTTTTTCGCACTGCTTGGAGCAGTTATCGGCTCCCATATGGCAGGTGCAGGTGGATATGAATTTAAAACGGTTCACGCACATATCCTGGTTGTCGGTTGGTTGTCTTTGTTTGCTTTTGCAGTTTTTTATAAACTATTCACCCCAGCAAATCGAATGCTGGCAGCAATCCATGTGTGGTCAACAATTGTTGGCACTTTCGGTTTAACGATTGGCATGTGGCTTTATTTCGTACGTCCATTTAATATCGGGGACACATTTACAACAAGCTTTTTTATTATCGGTGGAACAGTATTATTAATAAGCTTTGTATTCTTTTTTATTTTAACATTTATGAAAACAGGAGAACTGGAGCACAGCACTGGTAGCCGTTTATCAGACAACTGCAGAAACTGAAAACGTAAAATGTAACTTTAAGCCACAAATTATAACGGCATGGCATCATAATAGAATGATGCCATGCCGTTTATTTACATTTATTGCGTTAGTTTTTTAAAATAATCAATGATACCAAGAGATCCTACCTGCAGGTCGAGATTTATTAAAATATAAACCTCGTGCTCATCAGGAATCCCTTTCGTTCTTAAATGTTCACGGATATTAGCGAGCAATCGCTGTGAAATTACATCATAGCCTTTTCCTTCAAGTACTGTCCGCTCCCCAACCTCCATAAATACATCAAGCCAATTTAGAGTCTGGTTTAATGCCTCTTCTATGTTTTGTGTCATCCCAAAATGACCAAAGTAAATACGGTCAAGGTTTTTGTCGCGAATTCGCTTAATGGAGTTCTCCATGTCATTCGGATTAAAATGGTTTGGAGAAGTAGAAGGCAAAAACAAATCAACACCATTTGGTACGAGCTGTTCGTAACGAACACCTACTGTGTCGCCAGTAAACATTCCATTGCTCACAGGATCATAAATACTAATATGATGCTTCGCATGCCCAGGTGTATCCCAGAATTCCAATGTACAATTCGGCCCTATTTCCAAGGAGTCCCCTTCACCTTTTACAAGCAATCGATCTTCAGGCACAGGTACAATTGGTTCAAATAATTCAGAGAAGCTGTCACCATAAACTGCTCTTGCTCCTGCAGCAAGTTTTTTAGGATTAATTAAATGCCTTTCCCCACGCGGATGCACAATGATGGTTGCATTCGGGCACTCCTTTAGCAATAAACCGGCTCCGCCAGCATGATCCAGATGAATATGGGTAACAATAATATACTTTATTTCATCCAGCGAATGTCCAAGCGCTGCTAATCCGGCTTTAATATACTTCACCGATGGACTTGGTCCAGTTTCAACCAGTGTTAACGCCTCTTCATTGATAACGTAAGTTCCTGTCCGGTTAGCTACATCTAAGTCAAATCCATCAATTAAGTGAATACGATCATCCAATCGAATTGGATCTCTTTGCTTCATAAAATTTCCCCCTCCGGAAAATGTAAGCACATACTTTTACGTTCATATTATCACAAAATTCCCTCTTTCACATCATTTTTTACTAGAGCATGCTCTCTAATGCAACTTAAACAATTATCCTTCGATTTCATATAAAAAGACGAAATGAAAGCGAATAAGTATAGTAAACCTGTTAAAAATACAGATGTATAATGTGCATTATTATTTCTTCAATTTAGATAAACCTGGGACAGCACATTTGCACCAAATAAAAGGAGGTTTTTTTAATTGTTTAATCAACAGCAGAATCAAAATTTCCAAGGCTCATCACAAATGCCTGATCAGCAAAGCCATGGTGGTCACGAAATGTTTGATGCGCATGAAGCAATTTCAGGTCTTGTTGGCGGTTTAGAACAAGGTCTGCTTTATGAACAGCATATTCAGGATCCTGAATTAAAAACAATGCTGCAAAAGCATAAGACATTCCTTACTCAAATGTACAATACGATTGTAGAAGCCCTAAGTACAGGACAAGAACCATCCCAAAAAACCCAGACGTATATGATGTCAGATAGCAATAATGTGCTTTATGGGATGAAGCCAACTCAGCCTAAAACACCTGCACAGGCAGTGACAGAATTGAATGATCAATGTATTTCTAGTTTTATGATGGCAAATTTAAAGTCATCTGCTTCTGCTTTTACAATGACTGCTCTGGAAACAACTAACCCAGTATTAAGAAGAGTGTTTGCTGACAGCATTCCGAATCTTGTCGAAATGGCTTACGAAATATTCTTATACCAAAATAAACGCCAGTATTATCAAGTACCACAATTAAAGCAAGAAGAGATGCAAATTTATATGAACAGCTATGCTCCCGTTCAGAATCCAATGCAGCATTAATTGGCTTCAAGGCTCTCAAGCTTTTTATTATAGGGGCCTTGATATATTGTTGCCGTATTCCTGCAGCAATCCTCTTTTTTAGAACTACACACACTAATCTTACAATTACGAGGTGAACAGAATGGGTAGAGATGATCATAAAAAAAAGCACAATAATTATTTGGCTCAAACACCTAAAAATCAAAAATCAGATGGTATCGATGTTGAGTTTTCCGAAGAGCTAGCAGATGCTGAAGACAAAGAAGCTCAAGCAAGAAGCCGCGCTGCTGATAAACGTGCAAAGAAGTAGCAGCAATTTCCCAAGTCACATCTATGTCTAATTTTGTTAGCATTTACTGGCTTTCCATCTGTAAACATTGGAAGTTTTGATGAGAATGTTATAACATTATAAGTAGAACATAACATTTCTAAAGGATGAAAAGGCAATGACTAACAAAAGCATCGATGATTATTTAACAGAAGGAATGTACGGGACACGGCTACCAAAAGATCATGAAAGAATACAGTTTCTAGGCACGCTTAGAGAACGAATCGTTTTAGCGCTAACAATTGGACAAGTTATGTCCGATTCCGGCCTTCATAAATTGGAAGAAGCTATCAAAGAGAACCCTAAAGCAACATTGCTTATTAATGGTCATGTTCCTTTCCGTTTTTTAAAAGAAGAAAAAGGACTTGCCAATAAATATAATATTTCGTATACAACCATTACGAATAATGAAAGTGATACAAATATCGGGGCCGTACTCACTTATGATTACGCCATTGATAAAGAGAATATCTTTATTGAAGATGAGCAGCCAGATGAGAAAGTAACGGAAACGAAAGAACAGCCGAAGAGCTTTCTCGGAAAAATAAAGAAATGGTTTGGTTCCTAAGAAAACTATAGACCGCAGCACAATAAAATGTGCTGCGGTCTATTTTAGTTTCATTTCTATCCCTTTATAATATGTAATTAACCCAACAAAAATTATTATTATTATTTTTTTCCTCTTCTATCATTCAAAAATCATACGTTTTATAATATAATTAAATTATCGTACGTGAATTACAAAAAATACCTCATATAATCTCAGTAATATGGTCTGAGAGTCTCTACGGAGTAACCGTAAATTACTCTACTATGAACGGTGCTTCTTATGAAATGGCCGTTTTTTTCAAACGGCTTTTTTTATGGGAACAGCCACCATTCATGAACTTGAGGAAAAAAGGAGCAGCAAGATGGAACTTATACTTAAAGATATTCTAGCAGCAATCAGTGGTGTGCTTAACGGACTCCCACAAGGATTACTAGCTCTAACGTTTGGATTTGCTTCCGTACCGACTGCGTTAGCATTTATTATTGGCGCATTCGGAAATGCCATGACAAGCAATGTTGCTGTTGTATCATTCCAAGCAGAGACAATAACCGTTGCCGGAACAATGGGCAATAATATGCGTGAACGGTTATCAATGATCTTCTACGGTGCATTTATTTTAATTATTATTAGCTTATTTGGTCTTATGGAACAAATCGTTTCCTGGATTGGTCCAGTAATTACAAATGGAATGATGGCCGGTGTTGGCTTTATGCTTGCAAAAGTTGCCTGGGATATGGCAAGGAAAGACCGTTTAATTGGTATATCTTCATTTATTAGTGCACTTGTCGTGTACATTGTAACAAAGGATCTTGTATACACAATTACAATTTCAGTTATTCTTTCAAGTATTGTTTATTATTTTATGAAAAAAGATACTCCCGATCATTTAAAACAGAAAATCGATGACCGTTTTAAATTGCAAAAATTAACGTTAAATCTAATGGTAATCCGTGGTGCCTTAGCTTTAGTTTGTTTGAATATCGGCGCTAATATTGCTTTCGGAAAAATTAATGGAGAAATTGCTTCACAAGATGTAAATATAGATACATTAACCATCATTAGCAGCTTAGCAGATATGGCATCCGCTTTATACGGCGGCGGACCAGTTGAAGTAATTATATCCGCGACAGCCAGTGCACCGCATGCTGTATGGGCTGGTGTGTTGATGATGGCACTAATGGCTTTTATCCTTATTTTTAAACTGCTTCCCAAAATCGGAAAGTATGTACCGAGTTCTTCAATTGCAGGATTTCTATTTGTGCTTGGAGCAATCGTTACACTACCTGGCAACGCCGAGGCAGCACTTTCAGCGGATGCTGCGGGCTCTAATATTGTCGGTGGTATTACGATGATTATAACCGCCATTTCCGATCCATTTTTCGGTCTGCTAGCAGGCGTAATCATGGAATGGCTATTAGGTATTTTTGGTATTTAAATAAATTGCAGGAGCGTGAATTCAAATGGATACATATGAACTTAAAGTTGCTGGTTTAAAACGTGACTTACCAATTATTCAAATTAAAGATAATTTAAAAATAGCAAGCTTTGTTATTTTAGGTGATACAGAAATGGTTGCTGCGACTGCACCATTAATTGCAGATAAATTGCCAGAGGTTGATGTTCTCGTTACAGCAGAGGCAAAGGGAATCCCTTTTATATATGAAGTTGCGAAACAATTAAACATGGCAAAATATGTTGTCGCCAGAAAAAGCATAAAGCCGTATATGAACAATCCTATCATCCATGAAGTTGAATCAATTACAACACAAAAAACACAGACCTTATGCTTGGACACAGAGGATGTGGCGCAAATAAAAGGAAAGCGCGTAGCTCTAATTGATGATGTAATAAGCACCGGTGAATCCTTAAAAGCTCTAGAGGAATTAGTAGAAAAGGCTGGTGGAAATGTTGCCGCAAAAGCCGCAATCCTAGCTGAAGGTGATGCAGCAAATCGTGATGATATTTTATTTATTGAGAAACTGCCTCTTTTCACAGACTGAATTACCAAGGCCTAGCAGTTCGCTAGGTCTTTTTTTATGTACAGTACTCTAAGCATAGCTCCATATTATTCAACAACCCTTCTCCCCCCACTCAACAAACTTTCATACATGCAATCTGTTCACTCATACATTAAACAGATCATGTTAGTTCAGTTCAGAATTCATAAAAGATTATTCTTGCTATACTTCCGGTAATAAATCAAAATCAAAAACCTGGAGGAGATATCATGTCTAATACCGTTGTTGAAGTGCAGCACGCAACAAGAAAATTCGGTAAGACAACAGCAGTTAATAATGTTTCTTTTTCCATCGAAAAGGGATCTACTGTAGCAATCCTGGGACCAAATGGTGCAGGAAAAACAACAATTGTTTCCATGATGCTTGGATTAATCGAACCTACTGCCGGATATATTCACTTATTCAATAAAAACCCGAAGCATATTGCCGCTCGTGAAAAAATAGGTGCGATGCTTCAAGATGTAAGTGTCGTTGATAAATTAAAGGTTCATGAGGTTATTGCCCTCTTTCGCAGCTACTACCCTTCCCCGCTCTCCATGGAGGAATTAATTGCTTTAACCGGATTAGAGAAGGACGACTTGAACAAATGGGCCGACAAATTATCAGGAGGTCAAAAACGGCGGGTTGGTTTTGCTCTAGCGCTTACCGGCAATCCAGACCTTATTTTCTTTGATGAACCAACAGTCGGGCTTGACATTACTGCAAGGAGATTATTCTGGGAAAAAGTAAATGCATTAAAGAAAAAAGGAAAAACAATTATTTTTACGACACATTATTTACAAGAAGCAGACGATGCAGCGGAGCGAATTATCCTATTTAATCGTGGCGAAATTATTGCGGACGGACACCCAAATACGATTAAGCAACAGCTTGCTATCCGAAATGTTTCCTTCCAATCAGATGACACAGATAAAGCGATCCAACAATTACAATCGCTCCCGACAGTTAGCCAGTGCTATGAAAAAGATAAACGAATTTACGTCGTAACAGAAGACACAGATGCCGTTCTTAAAGCACTTTTCAAGCTTGATTTAAACGCAAGAAGCATCGAAATTGAACAAGGGCGATTGGAAGAGGTATTTGAATATTTAACGAAACAAAATGAGGAGGCAGAAATAAATGAACAGCATTACAATGCAATGTAAAGCAGAGGTGCTTCGCATTTTCCGTAATCCATATTTTGTATTTTGGAGCCTGCTTATGCCAATTGTGTTTTATTTTATTTTTACCAACATTGTGAATACCGATGTTCCAGATACAGAGCTCTGGCAAGCACATTATCTAATGTCAATGACTGCATTCAGTGTTATGGGATCAGCCATTATGACTTTTGGCATTCGTATGGTGCAAGAACGCACACAGGGCTGGTCTTCCTTTATGAAAATCACGCCATTACCAGCTTGGGCTTATTTTACTGCTAAGATGTTTGGGCAAACGGTTATGCATCTGTTTTCTATAATTCTAATCTTTGTTGCGGGTTATTTGATCAATGGTGTCTCGTTAACGTTC
This region of Oceanobacillus sp. FSL K6-2867 genomic DNA includes:
- a CDS encoding ABC transporter ATP-binding protein; this translates as MIEVKDITKKFGRKQVLRGVTFTAAKGEITCLIGINGVGKTTILNAIMALTPINSGQILIDGAKINKKSYEKITFIPDAITMLPQMTIGQSMQFMQDFYESWNQERATELLGFFKLKPEEKISSLSKGNTAKVNLLLGLALDVDYLLMDEPFSGIDIFSREQIAEVFTSHLVEDRGVIITTHEINDIEHLIDQVILLDDGIVVKAFNSEEVRENEGKSVVDVMREVYQQ
- a CDS encoding GntR family transcriptional regulator, encoding MNVSFNKRDPVYLQVVRQFKERIATGSFEPGQEIPSRRELANQLKINPNTAQRAYKEMEEEGLIYTEGNNPSRITKDEHVLAAVRGELLEEAVDSFITSIRRIQVPFDELVEVMKESYQRQSEEEGGK
- a CDS encoding exodeoxyribonuclease III, whose translation is MKVVSWNVNGIRACVKKGFLDYFHEVDADIFCIQESKLQKGQIDLDLKGYEQYWNYAVKKGYSGTAVFTKKKPIRVTYGLNNEEVQDEGRIITLEFETFFLVNVYTPNAKRDLSRLEYRLEWEDELYSYLKELDAVKPVIYCGDFNVAHQEIDLKNFKTNHGNSGFTTEERGKMTRLLGSGFVDTLRHFHPDTTDIYTWWSYMKTIRERNVGWRIDYFIVSERLVPVLRDSRADTSIMGSDHCPIVLELNNL
- a CDS encoding MBL fold metallo-hydrolase, giving the protein MKQRDPIRLDDRIHLIDGFDLDVANRTGTYVINEEALTLVETGPSPSVKYIKAGLAALGHSLDEIKYIIVTHIHLDHAGGAGLLLKECPNATIIVHPRGERHLINPKKLAAGARAVYGDSFSELFEPIVPVPEDRLLVKGEGDSLEIGPNCTLEFWDTPGHAKHHISIYDPVSNGMFTGDTVGVRYEQLVPNGVDLFLPSTSPNHFNPNDMENSIKRIRDKNLDRIYFGHFGMTQNIEEALNQTLNWLDVFMEVGERTVLEGKGYDVISQRLLANIREHLRTKGIPDEHEVYILINLDLQVGSLGIIDYFKKLTQ
- a CDS encoding spore coat protein; translation: MFNQQQNQNFQGSSQMPDQQSHGGHEMFDAHEAISGLVGGLEQGLLYEQHIQDPELKTMLQKHKTFLTQMYNTIVEALSTGQEPSQKTQTYMMSDSNNVLYGMKPTQPKTPAQAVTELNDQCISSFMMANLKSSASAFTMTALETTNPVLRRVFADSIPNLVEMAYEIFLYQNKRQYYQVPQLKQEEMQIYMNSYAPVQNPMQH
- a CDS encoding YfhD family protein, which translates into the protein MGRDDHKKKHNNYLAQTPKNQKSDGIDVEFSEELADAEDKEAQARSRAADKRAKK
- a CDS encoding YueI family protein, yielding MTNKSIDDYLTEGMYGTRLPKDHERIQFLGTLRERIVLALTIGQVMSDSGLHKLEEAIKENPKATLLINGHVPFRFLKEEKGLANKYNISYTTITNNESDTNIGAVLTYDYAIDKENIFIEDEQPDEKVTETKEQPKSFLGKIKKWFGS
- a CDS encoding NCS2 family permease encodes the protein MELILKDILAAISGVLNGLPQGLLALTFGFASVPTALAFIIGAFGNAMTSNVAVVSFQAETITVAGTMGNNMRERLSMIFYGAFILIIISLFGLMEQIVSWIGPVITNGMMAGVGFMLAKVAWDMARKDRLIGISSFISALVVYIVTKDLVYTITISVILSSIVYYFMKKDTPDHLKQKIDDRFKLQKLTLNLMVIRGALALVCLNIGANIAFGKINGEIASQDVNIDTLTIISSLADMASALYGGGPVEVIISATASAPHAVWAGVLMMALMAFILIFKLLPKIGKYVPSSSIAGFLFVLGAIVTLPGNAEAALSADAAGSNIVGGITMIITAISDPFFGLLAGVIMEWLLGIFGI
- a CDS encoding phosphoribosyltransferase family protein; translated protein: MDTYELKVAGLKRDLPIIQIKDNLKIASFVILGDTEMVAATAPLIADKLPEVDVLVTAEAKGIPFIYEVAKQLNMAKYVVARKSIKPYMNNPIIHEVESITTQKTQTLCLDTEDVAQIKGKRVALIDDVISTGESLKALEELVEKAGGNVAAKAAILAEGDAANRDDILFIEKLPLFTD
- a CDS encoding ABC transporter ATP-binding protein — encoded protein: MSNTVVEVQHATRKFGKTTAVNNVSFSIEKGSTVAILGPNGAGKTTIVSMMLGLIEPTAGYIHLFNKNPKHIAAREKIGAMLQDVSVVDKLKVHEVIALFRSYYPSPLSMEELIALTGLEKDDLNKWADKLSGGQKRRVGFALALTGNPDLIFFDEPTVGLDITARRLFWEKVNALKKKGKTIIFTTHYLQEADDAAERIILFNRGEIIADGHPNTIKQQLAIRNVSFQSDDTDKAIQQLQSLPTVSQCYEKDKRIYVVTEDTDAVLKALFKLDLNARSIEIEQGRLEEVFEYLTKQNEEAEINEQHYNAM
- a CDS encoding ABC transporter permease, which encodes MNSITMQCKAEVLRIFRNPYFVFWSLLMPIVFYFIFTNIVNTDVPDTELWQAHYLMSMTAFSVMGSAIMTFGIRMVQERTQGWSSFMKITPLPAWAYFTAKMFGQTVMHLFSIILIFVAGYLINGVSLTFIQWFFSGLWILVASLPFLAIGTLVGAMGKVETASGVSNILYLALAILGGMWFPIYIFPTFLQNLAEWLPSYHFGNGAWDIIRGNAPSFKSVLVLSGYLIGFMAISAFVRKKQESM